From the genome of Anaplasma ovis str. Haibei, one region includes:
- the ubiB gene encoding 2-polyprenylphenol 6-hydroxylase: protein MFSVIESCVRMLGIVAAILRHGVLPYTGFLSLRLRSKTRAERIYLLLQSLGPTFIKFGQFLASRVDIVGEDVAKNLLRLCDALPPFSFDDVVRTIECDLRRQMGDIFQEFDTVPVAAASVAQVHKARTLDGELKAVKVLRPGIENAFRRDIKLMRLLARIFGKCHGLQRFQLRQLVEMFASICRLELDLRFEAANAEELRENTKAERGMFCVPKVDWNCTSRRVLTLQWIDAVPIYEMDKLQDRESLARNLILCFCNQVYRDRFFHADMHPGNLMIDSQNRIVAVDFGIMGRLNEETCVYISEIFIGFLNRDYRRVAEAHLDAGYIPGRCDEFITACRAIWEPIADMNAQGFSMAELLAQLFRVTSEFNMKVQPQLLLLQKTMVLVEGICRQLAPDMNLWKIAELWVQEHGDDKRCAEKFKKSRVYRSLRGMHMLASKIDRSLDAIISHDERAQHQGQTRQHGTTPFLMLVIVGLLVVLVMVK from the coding sequence ATGTTTAGCGTAATAGAGAGCTGTGTAAGGATGCTGGGTATAGTGGCGGCTATTTTGCGCCATGGCGTCCTCCCATATACAGGTTTCTTGTCACTCAGATTGCGTTCAAAGACCCGCGCAGAGAGGATATACTTGCTGCTGCAAAGCCTGGGTCCGACGTTCATAAAATTTGGTCAGTTCCTTGCCTCCAGGGTTGATATAGTGGGGGAAGACGTCGCGAAGAACCTACTCCGTCTGTGTGATGCCCTGCCGCCGTTTTCATTCGATGATGTTGTAAGGACAATTGAGTGTGACTTACGCAGACAGATGGGCGACATATTCCAAGAATTTGATACAGTACCAGTTGCTGCGGCGAGTGTCGCCCAAGTTCATAAGGCAAGAACGCTAGACGGTGAGCTCAAGGCGGTAAAGGTGCTCAGGCCCGGGATAGAAAACGCTTTCCGCAGGGATATCAAACTTATGCGTCTGTTGGCGCGCATTTTTGGCAAATGTCATGGGCTGCAAAGGTTTCAGCTTAGGCAATTGGTTGAGATGTTTGCAAGTATATGCAGGTTGGAACTGGATCTTCGCTTCGAAGCAGCGAATGCTGAGGAGTTGAGAGAGAACACAAAGGCGGAGCGCGGGATGTTTTGTGTGCCAAAGGTAGATTGGAATTGCACCTCCAGACGCGTTCTCACGTTGCAGTGGATAGATGCCGTGCCAATTTATGAGATGGACAAATTGCAAGATCGCGAATCCCTGGCCCGCAATCTAATTTTGTGTTTCTGTAACCAAGTATACAGAGACAGATTTTTTCACGCCGACATGCATCCCGGGAACCTAATGATTGACAGTCAAAACCGGATTGTTGCGGTGGATTTCGGCATCATGGGCCGGCTCAATGAGGAAACCTGCGTGTACATCTCTGAAATATTTATAGGCTTTTTGAATAGGGACTATCGTAGGGTTGCTGAGGCTCATCTTGATGCTGGGTATATCCCTGGACGATGCGATGAGTTTATCACAGCCTGCCGCGCGATATGGGAGCCCATAGCCGATATGAACGCGCAAGGATTTTCCATGGCGGAGCTGCTTGCACAACTTTTCAGGGTTACCAGCGAATTCAACATGAAGGTACAGCCGCAGTTGCTTCTGTTGCAGAAAACCATGGTGTTAGTTGAAGGAATTTGTAGGCAGCTGGCACCGGATATGAACTTGTGGAAAATTGCTGAGCTGTGGGTACAGGAACATGGTGACGACAAGAGATGTGCCGAGAAGTTTAAGAAGTCGCGGGTCTATAGGTCTCTGAGGGGCATGCATATGTTGGCGTCTAAGATCGACCGTAGTCTTGATGCCATAATTTCCCACGATGAGCGTGCGCAACACCAGGGGCAAACCAGGCAACACGGCACCACTCCGTTTTTGATGCTTGTCATAGTTGGGTTGCTAGTCGTACTGGTGATGGTTAAATAA
- a CDS encoding MFS transporter: MLHSELKVAALMFARMCFFALFQLFSGALIDHYGGKLMLPIAALCTCVGVLFQMLTCKYSFLFMVMLSQPILTFGASFCFIGAGYTSMRFFTPPTSGIMFGLAQMAHGLSYALFGILSFYHNSFLEEHFRFLVSCLIAVQFAIFLVALCTVENPQGHVSVRMKFAEVVGSMRDILATKDTLYASIIGGMMFGMFFATAGFLVYKLDSRVAYLVSMYAWVGFSLGAPFACWVLTMLQDKKRVLFVFCVLQMCSLPIVALLIQWLLSPEDLSLVVYLCYFASFCFGFAAGGHMIAFTLGHGMASERVTTFCAIVNGVMCTIAGSVILVLTFLSGYYSLTTLLIYSGIVAFVLSCVAHFRLSKMREVS, translated from the coding sequence GTGCTGCATAGTGAGCTGAAAGTAGCCGCGCTCATGTTTGCACGCATGTGTTTCTTTGCCCTGTTTCAACTTTTTTCTGGGGCGCTAATAGACCACTATGGTGGTAAACTCATGCTGCCAATTGCAGCATTGTGTACATGTGTAGGTGTGCTCTTCCAGATGCTCACCTGTAAGTACAGCTTCCTATTTATGGTAATGCTTTCACAGCCGATCCTAACCTTCGGGGCCTCTTTTTGTTTTATCGGTGCCGGATACACAAGCATGCGCTTTTTTACGCCACCCACGTCTGGCATTATGTTTGGCCTTGCCCAGATGGCTCACGGTCTATCATATGCATTGTTTGGCATTCTTTCGTTTTACCATAATTCTTTCCTTGAGGAGCACTTCAGATTTTTGGTATCGTGCTTGATCGCGGTGCAATTTGCGATATTTCTGGTGGCGCTATGCACAGTAGAAAACCCCCAGGGCCATGTTTCTGTGCGTATGAAGTTCGCTGAAGTGGTGGGGAGTATGCGCGACATCCTCGCGACCAAAGATACGCTATACGCCTCTATAATTGGGGGTATGATGTTTGGTATGTTTTTTGCTACGGCGGGTTTTCTGGTATACAAGCTGGATTCCAGGGTTGCATATCTGGTGTCTATGTATGCATGGGTAGGCTTTTCCCTAGGGGCCCCGTTTGCGTGTTGGGTGCTTACTATGCTGCAGGACAAAAAACGCGTTCTTTTCGTGTTCTGCGTGCTGCAAATGTGCAGTCTGCCCATAGTTGCACTGCTTATACAGTGGCTGCTGTCCCCTGAAGATCTTTCATTGGTGGTGTATTTGTGCTATTTTGCGTCATTTTGTTTCGGATTTGCTGCAGGTGGGCACATGATAGCATTTACTTTGGGGCATGGTATGGCGTCCGAAAGGGTTACAACCTTCTGTGCGATCGTAAATGGTGTGATGTGTACCATCGCCGGCTCCGTAATTTTGGTGCTTACTTTTCTGTCGGGATACTATAGCCTGACGACTCTGCTGATATACTCCGGGATTGTGGCCTTTGTGCTGAGTTGTGTTGCACATTTCAGACTTTCTAAAATGCGTGAAGTTAGCTAA